The following are encoded together in the Lathyrus oleraceus cultivar Zhongwan6 chromosome 3, CAAS_Psat_ZW6_1.0, whole genome shotgun sequence genome:
- the LOC127130495 gene encoding uncharacterized protein LOC127130495, which translates to MARRNDDAIAAALQVVAQVVQNQLNAGGNDEFRPLGKLQKNNPLTFKDMYDPDGEQTWLREIVLDVAAEVVIWDMFCREFLRKYFPKDVCRKNKIEFLEMNEATAEFSKCIKFENSLRPEIKQKIRYQHIRRFLELVNNCRIYGDDSKGQSAHYQGLSERRGKQNLNHGKPYSAPANKGK; encoded by the exons ATGGCTAGAAGAAACGATGATGCTATTGCTGCTGCTTTGCAGGTTGTTGCTCAGGTTGTGCAAAATCAGCTTAATGCTGGTGGAAATGACGAGTTCCGACCTTTGGGAAAGTTGCAGAAGAACAATCCGCTTACTTTCAAGGATATGTACGATCCTGATGGAGAACAGACTTGGCTCAGGGAGATT GTGTTGGATGTTGCAGCTGAAGTTGTAATATGGGATATGTTTTGCAGGGAATTTTTGAGAAAGTACTTTCCTAAGGATGTTTGTAGGAAGAATAAGATTGAGTTTCTGGAGATGAA TGAGGCGACTGCTGAGTTCTCAAAGTGTATCAAATTCGAGAATAGTTTGCGTCCTGAGATTAAGCAGAAGATTAGATACCAACATATCAGGAGGTTTCTAGAGTTGGTGAACAACTGTAGAATTTATGGGGATGATAGTAAGGGTCAATCGGCTCACTACCAGGGGCTGAGCGAGAGAAGAGGAAAGCAAAATCTGAATCATGGAAAGCCATATAGTGCTCCAGCTAATAAAGGAAAATAG
- the LOC127126406 gene encoding protein STRICTOSIDINE SYNTHASE-LIKE 10, with product MNSTVITAAIFLALFAITFTLFNPLNLFTPLPIPGSKDHLHAAHLLHVTGAVGPESLVFDSLGDGPYTGVADGRILKWEGEERGWTQFAVTSSNRSDCVRPFAPELEHVCGRPLGLKFDKKNGDLYIADSYLGLKVVGPAGGLAAEVATEAEGQPFRFTNDMDISEDEDVIYFTDSSTVYQRRQFMLILLSGDKTGRLMKYDKSTKEVKVLLRDLAFPNGVALSKDGSFLLVAETSTHRILRLWLHGPKSGQVDTFAIVPGFPDNIRRNSEGQFWVALHAKETPFARWIASNLWAGKALLKLGNFKQLHASVAKKPHAAAIKLSDEGEILEVLEDCEGKTLKFISEVEEKDGKLWIASVLMPYIGVYSL from the exons ATGAACTCCACGGTAATTACCGCTGCAATTTTCCTCGCTCTCTTCGCTATCACCTTCACCTTATTCAACCCACTAAACCTCTTTACACCGCTTCCCATTCCTGGATCCAAGGATCACCTCCATGCTGCTCACTTGCTCCACGTCACCGGAGCCGTCGGTCCGGAGAGTCTTGTTTTTGATAGTCTCGGTGATGGACCCTACACCGGAGTCGCCGATGGTCGGATTCTGAAATGGGAAGGAGAGGAACGTGGTTGGACTCAATTTGCCGTCACAAGTTCCAATAG GTCGGACTGTGTACGTCCATTTGCACCAGAATTAGAGCATGTTTGTGGGAGGCCACTAGGACTGAAGTTTGATAAGAAAAATGGAGATCTGTACATTGCTGATTCCTACCTCGGCCTCAAAGTAGTAGGACCTGCAGGGGGTTTGGCCGCCGAAGTAGCAACAGAAGCTGAAGGACAGCCCTTTCGCTTCACCAATGACATGGACATCAGTGAAGATGAAGATGTGATTTACTTCACTGATTCGAGCACAGTATATCAGAGAAG GCAATTTATGCTTATACTTCTTAGTGGAGACAAGACTGGGCGGTTAATGAAATACGACAAGTCGACAAAAGAAGTGAAGGTCTTATTACGCGACCTTGCTTTTCCCAACGGTGTTGCTTTAAGCAAAGATGGTTCATTTCTTCTGGTAGCTGAAACCTCGACTCACAGGATTCTGAGGCTTTGGCTTCATGGACCTAAGTCTGGCCAAGTCGATACTTTTGCTATTGTTCCAGGTTTTCCGGACAATATAAGGAGAAATTCAGAAGGGCAGTTCTGGGTAGCTTTACATGCCAAAGAAACTCCCTTTGCAAGGTGGATTGCTTCCAATTTATGGGCTGGTAAAGCATTGTTAAAGCTTGGAAATTTCAAGCAGTTGCATGCGTCGGTGGCGAAGAAGCCTCATGCTGCAGCTATAAAGTTGAGTGATGAAGGGGAAATATTAGAAGTCTTGGAAGATTGTGAAGGGAAGACGTTGAAGTTCATCAGTGAAGTGGAAGAGAAAGATGGAAAACTTTGGATTGCATCAGTGTTAATGCCTTATATTGGTGTTTATAGTTTGTGA